Within the Candidatus Paceibacterota bacterium genome, the region ATGCCGTTTATCGGCGCATTATCCTCAAATGGTCCGATAAGGGCCAAGTTGAGCTTTTTATCGACGAATATATCCTCAGAAACTCTCTTGATATCCTTCGCACTGACTGAGTCTATTTTATCAAATTTCTCTTCGGGGGTCAAAATCTTTCCCGAATAGAGTTCCTGCATCGCGACAAAGCTCGCCATTGAATCAGATGATTCAAGAGCTATGGTCGTTCGGCCTTTGAGATATGTCTTTGCCTTGCTGAGTTCATCTGCATCAACACCGAAGTCTCTTATTCTTTTGTATTCATCGAGAATTATTTTGATCGCTTTTATGCTTTTTTCGTTGCTGAGTCCGGCCTGAGTGACCAAATATCCGACGTCTTTATAGCTTTCCGCGCTTGTATGGATATAATATGCAAGACCGTTCTTTTCCCTGACCGACGTAAAAAGCCGCGAACTCATGTTCCCTCCCAGTATCGCGCTCAAGATGCTCATTGCATATTTATTCTCGCTCTCGATCCCATATGCCCTTACGCCTATGCAAATGTGCGTTTGATCCGTTTTTCTGTTATTCACGAGCAAGTTTGGCTGAGATTGATCATCATGAGCGCTGGCCTGATCCGGAGATCTGCGGTCCGATATGCCCATAAAATATTTGCCGATCTTCGACTCGACTTGTTTTTCATTTATCTTTCCGCAGACAGCGATCACGATATTGTCCGCAGAGTAATAGTCATTATAATATTTCACAAAATCTTCCCTTTTTACAGAATTGATCGTTTCGCGGTTTCCGATCTCGTCAAAACCCAAAGGCTGGTCTTTATATAAAACACTTTCATACAACGTCGGAACGTACATCATTGGATTGTCGAGATACATATTCATTTCCTCGATTATCGTCCCTCGCTCCTTATTGATCTCCGATTGGTCAAATTTTGAATTCAGAACAATATCCGAAATGACGTCTGCGGCAAGATCGAAATTCGATGCATCAACTTTCACCCAAAATCCGGTATATTCCTTTCCCGTAAATGCGTTGTATACTCCTCCAACCCTGTCCAATTCCTTGGAGATATCGAGCGTTGTCGGCCTTTTTGCCGTTCCCTTGAAAAACATATGCTCAAGAAAATGAGATATTCCGCGGATATTCTCCGACTCGTTCTTCGATCCGGTTCTCACCAGCAGCAGGATAGTGACCGTATTTGTATGTTCAAGCGGAACCGTAATGAGCTTCGAACCGCCGGAAAGCAAAGATTTTTTATACATGTTTTGGATATATAATTAAAAATAACGCAAAAGGCCGATAACTAGCAGCTTCTAAATGATACGAACTGAAATTGACTAAGCCGTAAACTTTTTAGCTTACGGAGAGGAGAGAGATTGTTTGCCAACTACAGTACGATTAGAATGCCGCTAGCTCTCGACCTTTTGCGCTCAATAAGCATTGAAATCACCATTTGTATTAGATATTATATGATTTAGCACGGTATATGTCAATATTTAAAAAAATATATCGCTCGTGTGCCTTGCCATGTTCCGATTTATTGTGTTAAATTTATATATAGCAAATAAATAAGAAAAGATAATGCATCAGGAAATCACATTCATAGGGCATTCTACCATATTGATAGATATCGAAGGCTTCAAGATCATAACGGATCCGATTTTTTCAAAATGGGTATATGGAATACCGCGTGCCAAAAAAGTTAACATAGAAATTGACGATCTCAAGAACGACGTTGATCTTATTTTGATATCGCATGCGCACAAAGATCATCTGAACAAAAAAAGTTTGAATCATTTTCAAAAGGATATTCCCATTGCATCGCACAGCGACAACAAGAAATATATCAGTAAATGCAAATTCACGAACATACTCCAATTCGCCTATTGGGAATCAAAACTTTTCAATAAAGACGCGATCCGGGTCACATCGGTTCCGGCATATCATGGAAAAACTTTGCCATGGGGACCGATCGGAACCTCAGGGGGATTCGTGATCGAATCAACAGATAAAACTATATATTTTGCCGGAGACACCGCATATGATTCCGGATTATTCAAGACGATCAGGACGAAATTCGACATAGATGTTCTATTGATGCCGATCGGAGCGTATTCGCCTCGATGGATGCTCAGAAACGAGCACACCAATCCCGATGAAGCGCTGAAAACGATGCATGTACTGAAAGCCAAAACAATGATTCCGATCCACTGGGGCTCATATATGTTCGCGCTTGATACTCCCAAACAGCCTATCAGAATACTGAAAAAGAGGATAATGGGCACGAATCTTGAAAAAAAGGTGCGCATTCTGAAAAACGGTGAAAGTATGAGCCTGTAAAAGACCGCAAGTATTGACAAATCTAATATTATGTATAATAATGTATTTACGCTTTAAGACACAATAATCAGACAAAGCATGGACTCTGCACACAATATAATGATGATGATGGATATGATGATGAACCACTTCAATGAGAGTTGGCGCTTTTAGATTTCAGATCAAGACAAAGAGCAAAAGGCCGATTCTCCGGAATCGGTTATTTTAGTTCATTCAATGATTTCCATTTCAATATTGAATCGCGGATTAGATGAATAAATAATCAATAATATATAATACATGCAAATTACGATCATAAACGACTGCCAGGATCAAAACGCCAAATTAAGACAAGTGACAAGGGCGGGCTCATATTTTAAGAATGCTTCCGTGAATTGCTTCGGCGTCAGTTCAGAGCTCGAAGCGGCGGGGTTTCTTTTGGATGCCATAGACGCTTTTGAGGGAAGGGAAGGAATAGTCCTCGCAAACGTCGCTCCAAGGAACGGAAGCGCGCATAAATGGAAGAATGGCACTCCTTTCGGATATTTTTGGTACAAAAAAACTTTGGTGGTTACGACAATCGACGGGATGATCCTTTCTCTTGCAAAAAAATACGGCGTGATCGATAAGCTTTATGTCCTTGAGATCAAAGAAGTGCTGGAAGCCATTAAAAGAAGCGAATTGAGCGACGAAGTGAAAGGCCGGATCATTTCAAGCCAATTCAGAAGCTATGACTTTCTTCCGAGAGCCGCCTATTGGATAAAGAAAAAGATAAAACTGCCCAAAACCGAATTTGACCTAAACCTTATTCCGGAGATCCCAAAAAAGATCTGGTTCACGGACAACTTTGGAAATGCAAAAACCACCATCGACAGCGCATCTGCCGATGACAGAAAAAGAATAACCGTCAGGATCAACGGCAATGCTGTTGAATTGAATTACTACAAATGTCTTCGCGACCTCAAAGATGGAGAAACCGGACTAGTACAAGGAAGTTCGGGAGTTTTCGGACACAGATTTTTGGAGATCATGACTCAAGGAAAAAATACTTCTCATCTGTTGAACATCAAAGCAGGGGATGATGTGGAGATATTATAACAAATTTACAATTTTAAATTTACAATTTTCAATAAATGACTGAATATCCAAATGTTCAATGGGATCGGAATAACTCGACTCATGAGTACATTTACTTGAAAAGTAACAATGCTTTATAAAATTCTTCATTTCATTAATTCGCCTTTGCGCATGAGTTGAACGCATCGACCTCGGCATTATAAGTCGTAACATAGTTTTTGGTTTCCTTTATCAGAGCATTAATATCCGACACCATCTGGTTATATCTTCTCACGTTCTTATTATAAACCGCGATATCGCCTTCCGATCGAGGATTGGAGCTGTCAATGATGTCTTTCAAGCCATTTATTGAAGCTTCCGCCGAAGTTATCGTTGTATTATTCTGATCAATTTTCTGCTTCAATGCCGTGTCTATTTTCGGACAAGCGGATAACGGAAGCGCAAAGACTTGGATCGCCATCCATGTTTCATTTTTCTCATATTGTCCTTTTTGCACAGCTATTCCTATTTCGGCATATCTCCCGTTGAGTATATTTGCGCGATGTCCCGGGCTGTTCATCCATGCATCGACGAGAGCTTTGTCGCCGTCGAAATTCCCAAGAGCGATATTCTCTCCGATCGTGATATACTCATAGCCATATTCCTTTGCAACATCTGAAACGCCTATTCCGGAAGGAGATATGTGCTCAAAATATTGTTCCTTGAACATATCATCGAGCCGCAATTGCGCAATTGCGTCCAATTTTGCATTCTCCTTCAGAGCTGTCAGTCCGCCGTTTGCATTACGCATATCATTAGTCCATTTCAGGACTCCGGAAATTGTAAGATTTGTTCTGGTGTTATATCCGTTAGAATATTTCAGGGGAGGCGGACTGTTTATTTCTTTTTCAATTTCTGAAATTATATTTTTTGTATCTTCGATCGGAAAATTAAAATCAATTTTTTTTATACCATAATAATTCATTCCGAAATAAACCGACCCAACGACCGTCAACAACAATACAATGCCGAAGAATGTTTTTTTAATCATAGAATATATTTACGTGCGCCATATTTATGCATTTATTATACTTGCGATATATATTAATACAAGTCTATACAATAACTACATATTGTAGTAGTTTATCAAAAGAACATTCTCAAAATAAAATTCTTTTTCGCATTTCAAATAATGCCGTATTTTGGCTTCAATTAGTGCCAAATATCTGTGGATAAGTCAATGCTTGACACTGCTTTTTATAATGAGATAATGATAACACAACAACATCGTTGGGCAGCGAAATTCAAAAATTTATAAACGATATTGCACGACTGGTTCATATGCTGAAATGATCGATCCGGAAAGTTAGAATAGTCTTCTAGCGAGAGGCGACCATGACAAACTGAAAGTTTAAATCTGGTTGTTTTTGTTTACTGAATTTTATCTGACGAAGTTTCGTTTTTATGCACCTGGAGCTTTAGTTTCAGATCAATCGGATCAGAGGCATAAAGATCCATTACGGCCGGCCTCCGAATTTAAGTTATGCAAAATATTTATTATCTTTCAGATATCATATATAGTATAAAGAATCGATTCAAAGTTTTGGAAGTATCATTTATTTTATAAAGCAAAAAAATGGCATGCAATAATGATGACTTTGAACCAATGTGCGTTTCGACCGAAGAAAGAGAAGTGATACATGATCTCCGCAATTTGGAATTCGGAAGGATATCGGTTTTCATTCAGAACGGCGTGATGATTAACAAGGAGATCACAAAAACGATCAAGAACAACAAGCATTCGCATCGGGAAGGATATATCCAGGAAAAATATTAAAAATTTCGCCTGACAGCAAACTGAGTCCCGAGGTCTCGGGATGACAGACAACTGAGGGCTCGCATAGTCAATCTACTTTTTTTGAAGTGGTTGGCGGTTGCGGGCCCTTTTTGTAATAACGATCCGCAAGCGACAGATGACAGTATATTAATTAATAATGTTAAGCTGGTTTGAAAATCAAACTACCGGCATTTAACATATATAAAGGTCGGAGTTGTTTATTTAAACCCTAAAGGTAATTAATTAACTTTAATTATATATGAGGGTGAAAGGTTTAAATAAGTAACTTAAAAAACTTTTATCAGTTAAATAAAAAAACTTCTGCCGAAGTTCAAAATATGGATCTTTGTAGATGTAACGCCTTTTTCGAAAGGTTTTACGAGGAAAGCGAGGCAATCCCGAATTCTCGGGACTGCCAAGCGGTGAAATCCTCGCAATTCATCACTAACATAATATTTATATTTTGTCAATATGTAGGCGGAAGCTTAAAAGGAAAATTACAATGAAAACGAAAACAATGAAAAAGTTCGTTGCACTCTCGGTCATGTTTGCGATGAGCTTGAGCTTCAGTTCAACCGTATTGGCGCAATCAACGATCGGAACCGGCCTAACTGCTGATGTCAGCGGCGGCGCTACTCCTATTGTGAAAGCGAAATGGGAAGCAAATGCGCAGGACAGATACACAGATGCAAGCACAGCGGCAGGAGCGCAATTTTTGCCGTCAGGACAATACAATATGCATAAATCAATTGCAATATGCGCAGTTGTAACCGATCCGGACGGACTTGCAGACATCGACAATGTGTATGCCGATGTATTCTATCCAAATGTTGCATTAGGTTCCAGCCATGTAGCGCTCCCGAATCAGTCAGGTGATGGCTGCGGAGCGTTCATGCAGGAAGATCTTTTGGTCAGACTCCCTAAAGCCGATGGCATTGCGCTATTCTGCGACAGGGTGAGGAATAACAACAATAATCTTCCGACATTCAACACGGCACCGATAGCTTATAGCTATGACGAAATTTGCGGCGCAACAGGAGAATTGGAGAAAGACACGGCTGCCGTTTATTGCGGTGAAAAAGAGATCTCATATGAGGATCCTTCGGGAGATTATGAGGTTTGGGCGATCGGACAGGATAAGAATGGTTTGCAGGGAAAACTTGTGAATCATTTCACTTATCTTCCAATGACCGCATTTGAGACTGATTTCAATCAGGTCGCATATGGAAATGTCAGACTGAACACTCACAAGATCATCGCCGGCGACTTGACTTGGGATGTCTTGAATCAGGGAAGAGCTTCAGTGAGAAACGTCGGAAACACCAGGTTGGTCATGAAGATCTGGCAGAATGATATGGGACTCGGCAAGACTAGCGGACTCTGGAATGTGAAATATGACGCCAGGGTCGGAAGTGCTTCAACATACGCGGTCTATGATCCGGAAACAACAAACGTATTGGATGATGAATTAGACTTGTCAGAATTGGACGAAATGGATTTCTCCATCGACATTTCAAAATTCCCTCCGACGCATGTTGGATCGAACTACACCGGAACAATGACATTGAGCGCAGATTCGCTTCCTCATTTAGTATGCGAGGAGACTCCAGGTCAGGTTCAGTAATACGACTGAAACAATTGAAGTTTAATGTATTGCAGGGGGCGGCGACAAGCCGCCTCCGGAGAGGCTTGAAGCTAAATTATTTTGTTTTTGGTTTCAGACTTCTCGATAATTTATAATCAATAGAAAGCGAGGTATTATGAAAATTAAACGCGCCGTAAAGCAAATATTCATAATAAGAAAACTATTGAAAACAGGTTTCAAAGTATCAGCTATTGCGGTGTTTGCATTTATTTCCTGCATTTATACATCCGTAAATGCCCAAGACCTTGAATTTTTAGGTGTGGCATCTGCTGACATCATTGTGGCAAATAGTGATATTGGCGAAAGCGCCAGCTCGACTTTTATAACCGAAGACATCGTCGCAACCAATGATATTTCGGAAAGTGCGAGTTCGACTTTTATAATTCCGCAGGATGATAAGCATATATCAATTGGCCTGGATCCCGACTCTTCAAGTATCCAGTCTCCGATCATCATGGCGAAATGGGAAGCGAATTCGGACAGATTTACGGATGCGGATGCGGCTGCCGGAGCTCAGTTTATGCCCTCAGGCCGTTATGGGATCAATAAATCCATCGCATTCTGCGCAATTGTGGAAAATTCGGACGCCGCTGGCGCCGTTTATGCGGACGTTTACTATCCCGTAGGCGTGGCTCTTGGAAGCAGCTATACATCACTTCAGGGCCGATCCGGACTCGGTTGCGGAAAGATCATGCAAGAGCAGGGATTATTAAGGATTAATAAGGAATCAGGCATTGAACTTTTTTGCAATAAAATTAGGA harbors:
- a CDS encoding pitrilysin family protein, which translates into the protein MYKKSLLSGGSKLITVPLEHTNTVTILLLVRTGSKNESENIRGISHFLEHMFFKGTAKRPTTLDISKELDRVGGVYNAFTGKEYTGFWVKVDASNFDLAADVISDIVLNSKFDQSEINKERGTIIEEMNMYLDNPMMYVPTLYESVLYKDQPLGFDEIGNRETINSVKREDFVKYYNDYYSADNIVIAVCGKINEKQVESKIGKYFMGISDRRSPDQASAHDDQSQPNLLVNNRKTDQTHICIGVRAYGIESENKYAMSILSAILGGNMSSRLFTSVREKNGLAYYIHTSAESYKDVGYLVTQAGLSNEKSIKAIKIILDEYKRIRDFGVDADELSKAKTYLKGRTTIALESSDSMASFVAMQELYSGKILTPEEKFDKIDSVSAKDIKRVSEDIFVDKKLNLALIGPFEDNAPINGILSLK
- a CDS encoding MBL fold metallo-hydrolase, producing MHQEITFIGHSTILIDIEGFKIITDPIFSKWVYGIPRAKKVNIEIDDLKNDVDLILISHAHKDHLNKKSLNHFQKDIPIASHSDNKKYISKCKFTNILQFAYWESKLFNKDAIRVTSVPAYHGKTLPWGPIGTSGGFVIESTDKTIYFAGDTAYDSGLFKTIRTKFDIDVLLMPIGAYSPRWMLRNEHTNPDEALKTMHVLKAKTMIPIHWGSYMFALDTPKQPIRILKKRIMGTNLEKKVRILKNGESMSL
- a CDS encoding SAM hydroxide adenosyltransferase codes for the protein MQITIINDCQDQNAKLRQVTRAGSYFKNASVNCFGVSSELEAAGFLLDAIDAFEGREGIVLANVAPRNGSAHKWKNGTPFGYFWYKKTLVVTTIDGMILSLAKKYGVIDKLYVLEIKEVLEAIKRSELSDEVKGRIISSQFRSYDFLPRAAYWIKKKIKLPKTEFDLNLIPEIPKKIWFTDNFGNAKTTIDSASADDRKRITVRINGNAVELNYYKCLRDLKDGETGLVQGSSGVFGHRFLEIMTQGKNTSHLLNIKAGDDVEIL
- a CDS encoding CAP domain-containing protein: MIKKTFFGIVLLLTVVGSVYFGMNYYGIKKIDFNFPIEDTKNIISEIEKEINSPPPLKYSNGYNTRTNLTISGVLKWTNDMRNANGGLTALKENAKLDAIAQLRLDDMFKEQYFEHISPSGIGVSDVAKEYGYEYITIGENIALGNFDGDKALVDAWMNSPGHRANILNGRYAEIGIAVQKGQYEKNETWMAIQVFALPLSACPKIDTALKQKIDQNNTTITSAEASINGLKDIIDSSNPRSEGDIAVYNKNVRRYNQMVSDINALIKETKNYVTTYNAEVDAFNSCAKAN